One segment of Natronosalvus halobius DNA contains the following:
- a CDS encoding DUF6293 family protein → MSRDSPVTDRVHVVPLGFEYARVKEPILRWKADRVVPIEYRDSDREIPFVRALLEELEANERITVDRRSCDIFDLYDTLGTISAAIADYADDDVFVNLSAGSKITAIAGMIACMATGARPIYARPSYGPEASRIPEEPLHEEVAEIFELPRYPIERPSDVHVAFLAHVDAETAETASGRYRGVPKTDLIDFALESAFPFVARSEATTRKGYYRLLDRHAVNPLLEKGYLEIEKVGREKYVTLTEDGRNVLRAFRYAAEEA, encoded by the coding sequence ATGAGCCGCGACTCGCCGGTGACCGACCGCGTTCACGTCGTCCCGCTCGGCTTCGAGTACGCTCGCGTGAAAGAACCGATCCTGCGGTGGAAGGCCGATCGCGTCGTACCGATCGAGTACCGTGACAGCGACCGGGAGATTCCGTTCGTTCGAGCGCTCCTCGAAGAACTCGAGGCAAACGAGCGCATCACAGTCGACCGCCGCTCCTGTGACATCTTCGACCTGTACGACACGCTCGGGACGATTTCGGCGGCGATCGCGGACTACGCCGACGACGACGTCTTCGTCAACCTCTCCGCCGGGAGCAAGATCACCGCCATCGCGGGCATGATCGCCTGCATGGCGACCGGCGCACGGCCGATCTACGCCCGGCCGTCGTACGGCCCAGAGGCGTCGCGGATCCCCGAGGAACCGCTTCACGAGGAGGTGGCGGAAATATTCGAACTACCGAGGTACCCCATCGAACGACCGTCGGACGTCCACGTCGCGTTTCTGGCACACGTCGACGCGGAGACCGCGGAGACGGCCAGCGGGCGCTATCGCGGGGTTCCCAAGACAGACCTGATCGACTTCGCCCTCGAGTCGGCGTTCCCGTTCGTCGCGCGGTCCGAGGCGACGACGCGGAAGGGATACTATCGACTGCTGGATCGACATGCCGTGAATCCCCTGCTGGAGAAGGGGTACTTGGAGATCGAGAAAGTCGGTCGCGAGAAGTACGTCACCCTCACCGAGGACGGACGGAACGTGCTTCGGGCGTTTCGATACGCCGCCGAAGAGGCCTGA
- a CDS encoding class I SAM-dependent methyltransferase, whose amino-acid sequence MRAFSEAYLRRTREGMWADSREALSSLDLGSRERVLDVGCGSGELTRVLAEECPGEVVGCDVDRSLLEFAGDSSGPEQASAVPVVQGDAIRLPFADDSFDLVLCQALLINLPDPAVAVQEFARVSSDGVAAVEPDNGAVTVESTVPREAPLERRARRAYLGGIETDVTLGADAREVFESVGLEDVTTVRYDHDRSIESPYDDHALTVARRKATGAGLADDRATMLESDLTDEEYDDLRRAWREMGREVIEQMQAGTYERMETVPFYVTSGRVSSLE is encoded by the coding sequence GTGCGCGCGTTCTCCGAAGCCTACCTCCGCCGGACCCGCGAGGGAATGTGGGCCGACTCCCGCGAGGCCCTCTCGAGTCTCGACCTCGGCTCTCGCGAACGCGTCCTGGACGTGGGCTGTGGCTCGGGTGAACTCACTCGCGTCCTCGCCGAGGAGTGTCCAGGCGAGGTCGTCGGGTGTGACGTCGACCGGTCGTTGCTCGAGTTCGCTGGTGATTCGTCGGGTCCCGAGCAGGCGTCGGCAGTCCCCGTCGTCCAGGGCGACGCCATCCGCCTCCCCTTCGCCGACGACAGCTTCGACCTCGTGCTCTGTCAGGCGCTCCTGATCAACCTGCCCGACCCGGCCGTGGCCGTCCAGGAGTTCGCCCGCGTCTCCAGCGATGGCGTCGCCGCCGTCGAACCCGACAACGGGGCTGTCACCGTCGAGTCGACGGTCCCGCGAGAGGCTCCCCTCGAGCGTCGCGCTCGCCGAGCCTACCTCGGTGGCATCGAGACGGACGTGACCCTCGGGGCGGACGCTCGAGAGGTGTTCGAGTCGGTTGGCCTCGAGGACGTCACCACCGTGCGCTACGACCACGACCGCTCGATTGAATCACCTTACGACGACCACGCGCTGACGGTGGCCCGCCGGAAGGCGACGGGGGCCGGTCTGGCCGACGACCGGGCGACGATGCTCGAGAGCGACCTCACGGACGAGGAGTACGACGACCTGCGACGGGCCTGGCGCGAAATGGGCCGGGAAGTGATCGAGCAGATGCAAGCAGGCACCTACGAGCGGATGGAGACGGTTCCCTTCTACGTAACGTCCGGGCGGGTATCGAGCCTCGAGTGA
- the uvrA gene encoding excinuclease ABC subunit UvrA — protein MSKDQIDVRGAQEHNLKDVDVSIPRESFTVVTGLSGSGKSSLAFDTIYAEGQRRYIESLSAYARNFLGQMDKPQVETVEGLSPAISIDQKNAANNPRSTVGTVTELHDYLRLLYARVGTQYDPITGEEVGTQSAQDMVQQVMSLPEGTRAKIAAPIVRDQKGAFEDLFEELLTEGYSRVEVDGEEVDLATEKPDLDKNYDHTIDVIVDRVKISEEARPRITDSVETALEEADGVLKLIIPDPSDEIDLGSNTRSTGDLAGEGDDRLTIEFSTALGNPNSDFQFSEIETRSFSFNSPHGACPECEGLGKTKEVDEDLVIQDPSKSLKHVFEPWSYNRSYYQTRLDAVAEHFDVSLETPWEDLDASIQEQFLYGTDRQVVFKRRTKNGIRRKTKRFEGVIPNLDRRYLETDSDGTRDHIEKYMAVTECPACDGSRLKEQSRHVHVGGTSIDEVNRLSIGDALEHFEGLEAELSGRDLTIAEEILKEIRARLGFMCEVGLEYLTLDREASTLSGGESQRIRLATQVGSGLVGVLYVLDEPSIGLHQRDNDRLLDTLCELRDIGNTLLVVEHDEETMRRADQVIDMGPGPGKRGGEVVVNGPLEEVKACEESITGEYLSGRKGIPVPEERREPQGALTIRGARQHNLDDVDVDIPMGCFTAITGVSGSGKSTLMHKVLYKALAREMNDNTSVIPGDHDAIEGIEDIETVRLIDQSPIGRTPRSNPATYTGVFDYIRELFAQTKLAKQRGYEKGRFSFNVKEGRCAECGGQGTVKIEMNFLSDVYVPCEACGGARYNDATLDVTYKDATIADVLEMSIEEAYDFFESSSQLRRRLQLLKDVGLDYMKLGQPSTTLSGGEAQRIKLAEELGKRDTGNTLYLLDEPTTGLHSEDERKLIDVLHRLTDNDNTVVVIEHELDLVKNADHIVDLGPEGGENGGEVVATGTPEAVARSENSYTGLYLRDLLPGVDLEGPRGERVEPMTMPMDDD, from the coding sequence ATGAGCAAGGACCAGATCGACGTCCGTGGGGCACAGGAACACAACCTCAAGGACGTCGACGTCTCGATTCCGCGCGAGTCGTTCACCGTCGTCACCGGGCTTTCCGGGTCCGGAAAGTCCTCCCTCGCGTTCGACACGATCTACGCCGAGGGCCAGCGCCGCTACATCGAGAGCCTCTCTGCGTACGCCCGCAACTTCCTGGGGCAGATGGACAAACCCCAGGTCGAGACCGTCGAAGGGCTCTCGCCTGCCATCTCGATCGACCAGAAGAACGCGGCGAACAATCCCCGGTCGACCGTCGGGACCGTCACCGAGTTACACGACTACCTCCGTCTCCTGTACGCCCGCGTCGGCACCCAGTACGATCCGATCACGGGCGAGGAGGTCGGCACCCAGAGCGCCCAGGACATGGTCCAGCAGGTGATGTCCCTACCCGAGGGCACCCGTGCGAAAATCGCCGCCCCGATCGTCCGCGACCAGAAGGGGGCCTTCGAGGACCTGTTCGAAGAACTCCTGACCGAGGGGTACTCACGAGTCGAAGTCGACGGCGAGGAGGTCGACCTCGCGACCGAGAAACCCGACCTCGACAAGAACTACGACCACACAATCGACGTGATCGTCGACCGCGTGAAGATCAGCGAGGAGGCCCGTCCCCGGATCACCGACAGCGTCGAGACGGCCCTCGAGGAGGCCGACGGCGTTCTCAAACTCATCATCCCCGATCCGAGCGACGAGATCGACCTCGGATCGAACACCCGCTCGACGGGCGACCTGGCGGGCGAGGGTGACGACCGCCTGACCATCGAGTTCTCGACGGCGCTGGGCAATCCAAACAGTGACTTCCAGTTCAGCGAAATCGAGACCCGAAGCTTCTCGTTCAACAGCCCGCACGGCGCCTGTCCCGAGTGTGAGGGGCTGGGCAAGACCAAGGAGGTCGACGAGGATCTGGTGATCCAGGACCCCTCGAAGTCGCTCAAACACGTCTTCGAACCCTGGAGCTACAATCGCTCGTACTACCAGACGCGACTCGATGCGGTGGCCGAGCACTTCGACGTGAGCCTCGAGACGCCGTGGGAAGACCTCGACGCGAGTATTCAAGAGCAGTTCCTCTACGGCACCGACCGCCAGGTCGTCTTCAAGCGCCGCACCAAGAACGGCATTCGCCGCAAGACCAAGCGCTTCGAGGGCGTCATCCCCAACCTCGACCGACGCTACCTCGAGACCGACTCCGACGGCACCCGCGACCACATCGAGAAGTACATGGCCGTCACGGAGTGTCCGGCCTGTGACGGCTCGAGGTTGAAAGAGCAGTCCCGCCACGTTCACGTCGGCGGAACCTCGATCGACGAGGTCAACCGGCTGTCCATCGGTGACGCCCTCGAGCACTTCGAGGGGCTCGAGGCCGAGTTGTCGGGTCGCGACCTCACCATCGCCGAGGAGATCCTCAAGGAGATTCGCGCCCGCCTGGGCTTCATGTGCGAGGTCGGCCTCGAGTACCTCACGCTCGACCGGGAGGCCTCGACGCTTTCGGGCGGCGAGAGCCAGCGCATCCGGCTCGCGACTCAGGTCGGGTCCGGCCTCGTCGGCGTGCTCTACGTCCTGGACGAGCCCTCCATCGGGCTCCACCAGCGCGACAATGACCGCTTGCTCGACACCCTCTGTGAACTTCGCGACATCGGCAACACGCTGCTCGTCGTCGAACACGACGAGGAGACGATGCGGCGGGCCGACCAGGTCATCGACATGGGTCCTGGCCCCGGCAAGCGCGGCGGCGAAGTCGTCGTCAACGGGCCGCTCGAGGAGGTCAAGGCTTGCGAGGAGTCGATCACGGGTGAGTACCTCTCCGGGCGAAAGGGGATTCCCGTCCCCGAGGAGCGCCGCGAGCCACAGGGTGCGCTGACGATCCGCGGGGCCCGCCAGCACAACCTGGACGACGTGGACGTGGACATCCCGATGGGGTGTTTCACGGCGATCACGGGCGTCTCGGGCTCTGGAAAGTCGACCCTGATGCACAAGGTGCTCTACAAGGCCCTGGCACGGGAGATGAACGACAACACCTCCGTGATTCCGGGCGACCACGACGCCATCGAGGGAATCGAGGACATCGAGACCGTTCGACTGATCGACCAGTCGCCCATTGGGCGCACCCCGCGCTCGAATCCGGCGACGTACACCGGCGTCTTCGACTACATCCGGGAGCTGTTCGCCCAGACGAAACTCGCCAAACAGCGCGGCTACGAGAAGGGGCGATTCTCCTTCAACGTCAAAGAGGGGCGCTGTGCGGAGTGTGGTGGGCAAGGTACAGTAAAGATCGAGATGAACTTCCTGTCGGACGTCTACGTCCCCTGCGAGGCCTGCGGCGGCGCCCGGTACAACGACGCCACTCTCGACGTCACCTACAAGGATGCGACCATCGCGGACGTCCTGGAGATGTCAATCGAGGAGGCCTACGACTTCTTCGAGTCCTCGAGCCAGCTTCGCCGTCGCCTCCAGCTCCTGAAAGACGTCGGTCTCGATTACATGAAACTGGGCCAGCCCTCGACCACGCTCTCGGGCGGGGAGGCTCAGCGGATCAAGCTCGCCGAGGAACTCGGCAAGCGAGACACGGGCAACACGCTCTACCTGCTCGACGAGCCCACGACGGGACTGCACTCCGAGGACGAGCGCAAGCTCATCGACGTGCTTCACCGCCTGACGGACAACGACAACACCGTCGTCGTCATCGAGCACGAACTCGACCTCGTGAAGAACGCCGACCACATCGTCGACCTCGGCCCCGAGGGCGGCGAGAACGGCGGCGAGGTCGTTGCCACCGGCACCCCCGAGGCAGTCGCCAGAAGCGAGAACTCCTACACGGGGCTGTACCTGCGGGATTTGCTCCCCGGGGTGGACCTCGAGGGGCCCCGGGGCGAGCGCGTCGAGCCGATGACGATGCCGATGGACGACGATTGA